From the Quercus lobata isolate SW786 chromosome 6, ValleyOak3.0 Primary Assembly, whole genome shotgun sequence genome, one window contains:
- the LOC115950502 gene encoding nuclear transcription factor Y subunit C-9-like: MDQLGHGQPAGQVPYGLNPYQSNQMIGASQPGSVGTMQSPSQTAGLSASSAQLAQHQLAYQHIHHQQQQQLQQQLQNFWTNQYQEIEQTSDFKNHSLPLARIKKIMKADEDVRMISAEAPVIFARACEMFILELTLRSWNHTEENKRRTLQKNDIAAAITRTDIFDFLVDIVPREDLKDEVLASIPRAGNLPVGGDALPYYYMQPQHSSQVGAPGMIMGKPVMDQVYGQQTRPYMTQSAWPHLQQEQPPSDS; the protein is encoded by the coding sequence ATGGATCAGCTAGGGCATGGTCAGCCTGCAGGTCAAGTGCCATATGGCCTCAATCCATATCAATCGAACCAAATGATTGGGGCCTCCCAACCTGGATCAGTGGGAACTATGCAGTCTCCTAGTCAGACAGCAGGACTCTCTGCCTCTTCAGCTCAGCTTGCACAACACCAACTTGCTTATCAGCACATTCACCaccaacagcaacagcaactgCAACAACAGCTCCAAAATTTTTGGACAAATCAGTACCAAGAGATTGAGCAGACTTCTGATTTCAAGAACCATAGCCTGCCATTGGCTAGAATTAAGAAGATTATGAAAGCCGATGAGGATGTAAGGATGATATCAGCTGAAGCCCCGGTCATATTTGCCAGGGCCTGTGAAATGTTCATTCTAGAGTTGACACTTAGGTCTTGGAATCACACGGAGGAGAACAAAAGGAGGACACTCCAGAAAAATGACATTGCAGCTGCAATTACAAGGACTGATATATTTGATTTTCTGGTTGATATTGTTCCAAGGGAGGATTTGAAGGATGAAGTACTTGCATCGATCCCAAGAGCTGGGAATCTTCCAGTTGGAGGTGATGCTCTTCCTTACTATTACATGCAACCTCAGCATTCTTCACAGGTTGGTGCTCCAGGGATGATCATGGGCAAGCCGGTAATGGATCAAGTTTATGGCCAACAGACTCGGCCTTACATGACTCAGTCGGCATGGCCACATCTACAGCAGGAGCAGCCACCCTCAGATTCTTGA